In a single window of the Hydrogenobaculum sp. 3684 genome:
- a CDS encoding cytochrome c biogenesis protein CcdA has translation MENVSVLAAFLAGVISFLSPCVLPIVPAYLSYLSGNSSVRADKNFDIDILLASIFFVLGFTVVFSIMGLSASFIGGLFRDYSSYISKIGGAFVVFFGLHFSGILIKKDFLKYLGAFEGFLFSFYAFHMINLKTFLELSAVVSIVFALYMLNLHNVLYQQFKLTDDSKININTRKGFLKYIFAFTVGLSFAFGWTPCIGPVLGSILFYASQESTLYKGAYLLFIYSMGLGVPFIVSGALFGAFIGFLKRFKRAFELVEVVGGILLVLMGIFLVLGKITMISSLI, from the coding sequence AGGTGTCATAAGTTTTTTGTCTCCTTGTGTGTTACCTATAGTTCCAGCTTACTTATCCTATCTTTCTGGAAATAGCAGTGTAAGAGCAGATAAAAATTTTGATATTGATATACTTCTAGCGTCTATATTTTTTGTGCTTGGTTTTACAGTGGTGTTTAGTATAATGGGGTTATCTGCATCTTTTATAGGTGGGCTTTTTAGAGATTACTCATCTTATATTAGTAAAATAGGTGGGGCTTTTGTAGTATTTTTTGGGCTTCATTTTTCTGGAATTCTTATCAAAAAAGATTTTCTTAAATACCTTGGGGCTTTTGAAGGGTTTTTGTTTAGTTTTTATGCTTTTCATATGATAAACCTAAAAACATTTTTAGAGTTATCGGCAGTGGTAAGCATAGTATTCGCCCTTTACATGCTAAACCTTCACAACGTTTTATATCAACAGTTTAAGCTTACAGACGATTCAAAAATAAACATTAACACAAGAAAAGGGTTTTTAAAATATATTTTTGCTTTTACGGTGGGTCTTAGCTTTGCCTTCGGTTGGACTCCTTGTATAGGACCGGTGCTTGGTTCTATACTATTTTACGCTTCACAAGAAAGTACCCTTTACAAAGGTGCTTATCTTCTTTTTATATATTCTATGGGGCTTGGAGTGCCTTTCATCGTATCTGGGGCTTTGTTTGGAGCTTTCATAGGATTTTTAAAGCGCTTTAAAAGAGCTTTCGAATTGGTGGAAGTTGTGGGTGGTATACTCCTGGTGCTAATGGGAATATTCTTGGTGCTTGGTAAAATTACCATGATATCATCTTTGATATAA